The genomic interval CGACGCCGACCTCGCGACCGAGCGCGCCATCCGCGCCCTGCTGACCGCTGAGCGTCCCCGTGACGGCATCTTCGGCGAGGAGTTCGGCGCCGAGGGCGACACGCACCGGCAGTGGATCATCGATCCGATCGACGGCACCGCGAACTTCCTGCGCGGGGTTCCGCTGTGGGGCACGATGATCGCGCTGGCCATCGACGGCGTCCCGCAGATCGGTGTCGTCAGCATGCCAGCGCTCGGGCGGCGCTGGTGGGCCGCATCCGATCGCGGAGCATGGACCGCGACGCCGGCCGGCACGCGTCGCCTCGGCGTCTCGAGCGTTGATTCACTCGAGGATGCGAGCGTGAGCTTCCAGAGCATCGCGCAGTGGTCGGATGCCGGAAAGCTGCCCGAGCTGATGGCCGTGGCCGACACGGTCTGGCGCGACCGCGCGTATGGCGACGTGTACAGCTACATGCTGCTGGCGGAGGGCCGGATCGACATGGTCGCCGAGTTCGACGTCAAGGAGTACGACATCGCGGCGGCCGTGCCGATCGTGCGCGAAGCGGGGGGACGCATGACGGCGTTCGACGGCAGGGACACCCTCTCCGACCTGTCTGCGCTGGCGACCAATGGCCTGCTGCACGAGAAGTTCCTGACCCTGTTCCGCGACGTGCAGCGCTCCTGAGCGCCGCACGCACCCCTTCCTCCCCATGAGTCATATGAGAACCCGATATCCGCTCGCCGTCGGCGTGCTGCTGACGGCGCTGGCCCTGGCCTCCTGTGCCCCCGCCGCGGCCCCTCAGTCGTCGCCGACGGCCCCAGCCGCTGC from Microbacterium sp. H1-D42 carries:
- a CDS encoding inositol monophosphatase family protein produces the protein MTDSPAATDSATDLDADLALALRLADAADAQSLTRFDAADLQVSLKADRSHVTDADLATERAIRALLTAERPRDGIFGEEFGAEGDTHRQWIIDPIDGTANFLRGVPLWGTMIALAIDGVPQIGVVSMPALGRRWWAASDRGAWTATPAGTRRLGVSSVDSLEDASVSFQSIAQWSDAGKLPELMAVADTVWRDRAYGDVYSYMLLAEGRIDMVAEFDVKEYDIAAAVPIVREAGGRMTAFDGRDTLSDLSALATNGLLHEKFLTLFRDVQRS